A single region of the Plutella xylostella chromosome 26, ilPluXylo3.1, whole genome shotgun sequence genome encodes:
- the LOC105379957 gene encoding ABC transporter G family member 20, producing MYIAENSPPSPAGDEKQKMGAEFTDTAGNDETTMWSKRQQAVCVRAACKQYGSTKQPNHVLSNLNMTCAKGTIYGLLGASGCGKTTLLSCIVGRRKLNSGEIWVLGGKPGTKGSGVPGKRVGYMPQEIALYGEFTIKETMMYFGWIFGMKTSEILERLRFLLDFLDLPSENRMVKNLSGGQSRRVSFAVALMHDPELLILDEPTVGVDPLLRQSIWTHLVRITGAADKTVIITTHYIEEARQAHTIGLMRSGRLLAEQSPQALLQMYNCISLEDVFLKLSRTQGQSNQAAPLQVTGGLARTTREEAPYASEDASVKGLNFHQSKEVLLMEKGLSNGDIPSKIQPIISPECNDCGSYFKPLLNFTSRGKIKALIQKNFLRMWRNIGMMLFIFGLPCMQVILFCLAIGRDPYGLKLAIVNDDVNVMNGSCPYNKTCSMKNLSCRYLDHLRNQSIIKEYYPDHASALRAVRGGDAWGALYFNENYTDALVARLALSDSADDETLSSSEVQVWLDMSNQQIGLMLNRDIQFSYRDFAKDLLRTCDYNPKAGDIPIEFMTPVFGSMNPSFTDFAAPGIILTIVFFLAVALTSSALIVERMEGLLDRSWVAGVSPGEILFSHVVTQFVVMCGQTALVLVFMLGVFGVKCNGSIVLVVVLTLLQGFCGMSFGFVISAACELERNAIQMALGSFYPTLVLSGVIWPIEGMPWILRGVATWLPLTLATNALRSMLTRGWGLTNPDVYLGFLSTIVWIGLFLVFAILILKIKRNWQ from the exons ATGTATATAGC GGAGAACTCGCCCCCGTCTCCGGCGGGCGACGAGAAGCAGAAGATGGGCGCCGAGTTCACCGACACAGCGGGGAATGACGAGACCACG ATGTGGTCCAAACGGCAACAGGCGGTGTGTGTGCGGGCGGCCTGCAAGCAGTACGGCTCGACTAAACAACCCAACCACGTGCTCAGCAACCTCAACATGACCTGCGCCAAGGGGACCAT CTACGGTCTGCTGGGCGCGTCGGGCTGCGGCAAGACGACGCTGCTGTCGTGCATCGTGGGGCGCCGCAAGCTCAACAGCGGGGAGATCTGGGTACTGGGCGGCAAGCCCGGGACTAAAG GCTCGGGCGTGCCGGGCAAGCGCGTGGGCTACATGCCGCAGGAGATCGCGCTGTACGGAGAGTTCACCATCAAGGAGACCATGATGTACTTCGGCTGGATCTTTGGCATGAAGACGTCGGAGATCCTGGAGCGGCTGCGCTTCCTGCTGGACTTCCTCGACCTGCCCAGCGAGAACAGGATGGTCAAGAACCTCAG CGGGGGTCAGTCGCGGCGCGTGTCGTTCGCGGTGGCGCTGATGCACGACCCCGAGCTGCTGATCCTGGACGAGCCCACGGTGGGCGTGGACCCGCTGCTGCGCCAGTCCATCTGGACGCACCTCGTGCGCATCACCGGCGCCGCCGACAAGACCGTCATCATCACCACGCACTACATCGAGGAGGCGCGCCAGGCGCACACC ATAGGGCTGATGCGGAGCGGGCGGCTGCTGGCGGAGCAGTCCCCGCAGGCGCTGCTGCAGATGTACAACTGCATCTCGCTCGAAGACGTCTTCCTCAAGCTGTCCCGGACCCAGG GCCAGTCGAACCAGGCGGCCCCGCTGCAGGTGACCGGCGGGCTGGCGCGGACCACGCGCGAGGAGGCGCCCTACGCCAGCGAGGACGCCAGCGTCAAGGGACTCAACTTCCACCAGAGCAAGGAGGTGCTGCTTATGGAGAAGGGGCTTAGTAATGGCGAT ATCCCCAGCAAGATCCAACCAATCATATCACCAGAATGCAATGACTGTGGCAGCTACTTCAAA CCGCTCCTGAATTTCACCTCCCGAGGGAAGATCAAGGCGCTGATCCAGAAGAACTTCCTGCGCATGTGGAGGAACATCGGCATGATGCTGTTCATATTCGGCCTGCCCTGCATGCAGGTCATCCTGTTCTGCCTCGCTATTGGACGGGATCCTTACGGACTGAAGCTG GCAATCGTAAACGACGACGTGAACGTGATGAACGGCTCGTGCCCCTACAACAAGACGTGTTCCATGAAGAACCTGTCCTGCCGGTACCTGGACCACCTGCGGAACCAGTCCATCATCAAGGAGTACTACCCGGACCACGCCAGCGCGCTGCGAGCCGTGCGCGGCGGCGACGCGTGGGGCGCGCTGTACTTCAATGAGAATTATACGGATGCGCTGGTGGCTAGACTGGCGTTGT CGGACTCTGCGGACGATGAGACGCTGTCGTCGTCAGAGGTGCAGGTGTGGCTCGACATGTCCAACCAGCAGATCGGCCTCATGCTCAACCGAGACATACAGTTCTCATACAGAGACTTCGCTAAG GACCTGCTCCGCACGTGCGACTACAACCCGAAGGCGGGCGACATCCCCATCGAGTTCATGACGCCGGTGTTCGGCTCCATGAACCCCTCCTTCACCGACTTCGCCGCGCCCGGGATCATCCTCAC CATCGTGTTCTTCCTGGCGGTGGCGCTGACGTCGTCGGCGCTGATCGTGGAGCGCATGGAGGGGCTGCTGGACCGCTCGTGGGTGGCCGGCGTGTCCCCCGGGGAGATCCTGTTCTCGCACGTCGTCACGCAGTTCGTCGTCATGTGCGGCCAGACCGCGCTCGTGCTCGTGTTCATGTTGGGGGTTTTCGGGGTCAAGTGTAACGGGAGTATTGTGCTGGTGGTTGTGCTGACGCTTTTGCAAG GTTTCTGCGGCATGTCATTCGGCTTCGTGATCTCCGCCGCCTGTGAACTCGAGCGCAACGCCATCCAGATGGCGCTGGGCTCGTTCTACCCCACGCTGGTGCTGAGCGGGGTCATCTGGCCCATCGAGGGCATGCCGTGGATCCTGCGCGGCGTGGCCACCTGGCTGCCGCTGACCCTCGCCACCAACGCGCTCAGATCCATGCTCACCCGCGGCTGGGGGCTCACCAACCCTGATGTCTACCTCGGCTTCTTGTCCACGATTGTGTGGATCGGCTTGTTTTTGGTGTTCGCGATCCTTATTCTGAAGATTAAGCGCAACTGGCAGTGA